Sequence from the Temnothorax longispinosus isolate EJ_2023e chromosome 6, Tlon_JGU_v1, whole genome shotgun sequence genome:
TGTTGCGGCcccaattaataaaatataaactaagaaagacaaagagaataataataggGAACGCGACCGCGAAAGCCCGAAAGAATTACGCAACGCCGAATCAGCAAGAGatgagttgcgcgatcggcCCACATACGATCGAGCAACTCAGCGATATCGAAGGACAGGACGAGGATTCAAAAGGAAGCGACAACAGAATACGAGAGGGCAATTGGAGTCTCGAAGCGACGGGCGTTTCACGCGAATAATCATTGTAACTCAGAGtggattaattaaagttatcGTTTATTGAAAAGTGTTGTTCACCCATCCCGCCTTCTCCGTGGATAAAACGATCCCAGGTGTCCCGCCGTAAAAAGGGGGCACAACAAATGGTGGCAGCGTGAGGGATCCATTGGCAGGAAGACGGGAACGGCAgctgaaacagaaaaataagtgaATCAGTGAGGCAGTGCAACATCCTCAACGGAGACACGGCAGCCAGATTCAAAAGCAACGGACAACACGGTAGCGGCCGACGAGGGGCAAGCGAGCAGCGTAACCCGAGAAGGCACCGACTTACCTCAACGGAGGCTCACCGACAGATAAAGCGGCACGAGCACCGACCAGCAACATGCGACTAGCGACCGTAATGTAAGTCGACTAAGCAAATTATGTAAAGCGCAATCACCGTAAATGTCAGAAAACGAAAATCCACCTGCGGAACTAAACCAATCGTGGCTCCATAGCGAGACGTCACGACGAGCGCGTAGAAATAGACCGTTAAGCCCCGTGCAAACGACCGAAGAAGTCGTAAGCGATAATCGCGAAACCGTGCGTAGAAATTTAGACGTGTACTACTCAAGCGAAAGCGAATCAGAACCGGAATTACACCCGAACAGCGTAATCGAACGCGAATCCCAATTCGACGATTCCGTTATAATTTTAGACGCGAGAGTAATAGGACAAAATAACTGCCCCGACGAAAATAGACTCCACCCctcacacgcgcacgcacaatCCGAAGACGCGGACAATACGACCAGTAGGCGAACACACAGACGAGAGTTCTCATTGACCTCGTATGATAGCAGCGTATTTGACCCGCAAGAGTATTATTCTGCCCCGAGACACGTGAACGTAATCGAGATGGCGGAAGCAACAAATAGCAACCACGACGCGAATAACGTAAATGACAACGCGCCGATAACCCCAGAGGAAATAGACGAAGAAATAAACCGTCTTAATCGAGTGCTATCACAAAGAGGCACCCCGGCGAATCACCGTAACCGGATACCCGCACGGGCCGGAGTGCCGTGGGACAATAGAGATTCCATTCTcgacgagatattaaacggaATCCGCAACTTACAAGATCGCGTAAATCAACTAGAAACGGCGAATCCTGAACGCCGCgaatttcacgcgagacgcgagCCAAGTAACCTCCCGTTCGAAGTAACGTACGGAAGAACGTCATACGATATTCGGAACCAAGCGAAGCGCGCAATCGGATATCTACCTTTAAAAGAGGCACGAGACATGATACCCGAGTTCGACGGAGCCTCGAGTAAATTACAAGAATTCTTAAGCGCCGCgtcatatgcaataaaaaacataaatccTATGGAAGAAGGAACGCTATTAGAAGCAGTGTTATGCACAAAGCTAAAAGGAAGAGCGATGATAGACTTTCAAACGCGAGAGATAAGAGATTTCGCACAACTAAAGAAGGAATTAGAAGTTTGCTATTTGAGCCGCAAAAGCACAACACACTTACAACTAGAGTTTAATACACTCAAGCAAAAACCCGCAGAAAATGCAAGAGCATTCGGATTAAGAGCCGATAAGCTAGCGATGGAGCTATACGACTCCATGATAGAGGGAAGAAATCACACCATAGAAAGCAAGCGAACTATATTAGAAACGATTCAACAACAGGCATTACAGAATTTCCAATTAGGATTGAGAGACGAGATCAAGTTACTTGTCCGAGCTCAGCATTTCGCAACATTGCAAGAAGCGATTGCCGGAGCGAGCGCCGAGGAAAAAGTAAACGGGCCGAGTGGAATTCCGCCGCGtcccaaaaataattatgcgtaCTCGCCGCAACCGCGCGATAACCGATCGATACTACAATGCCAAAAATGCGGAAAATACGGGCATCACGGAAGGGAATGTCGTACCAGTAGATACGCGAATCGTTTCTCCTTACCGAAACCCGATAGGACACCCCGCGTAAACGCGATGGATAAAGTCTGCAATTACTGTAAGAAGGCAGGACACATGCGCGAAGAATGTTGGCTGTTAAATGGTCGACCAAATAAGGAAAGAACAAACCACAACAAACCTAATAATCCAAgaggacaaaataaaaattttcacccAAAAACGAATGGCCCGAGGAAAAAAGACAGTAATTCAGCCGCGAATAGCGATGAGGACGACAAAGAGGAGACAAAGCAGCGCCGACCGGCGTTAGAGTATCAGGTGTCACACATGACGAACAAGCCGCGAAAGCATGCAGGGCTGGACTTAATCACTCTGCCCATGCGAGAAGCGAagcgcgaaaaaataaatttactgttCGATACCGGAGCGGCCGTATCAATAATAAAGGTAAAACATTTGAAAGGCGAAACAATGATAGAAGAGGATAAAATGGCCCTTACAGGAGTAACAGTTCATAAAGCCCATACGATTGGAAAATTTACAGCGACTATAGACTTAAAGGATAGAAAGATCAAGCACACGGTATATGTCGTCAAGGATGATTTTCCAATTGAATACGACGGAACATTAGGagttgattttataaaaaagcatCAAGCATCGTATAGTTACGAATCGAACTCAATAAGAAAAGTACATTAAAATTGTACCCGTATAAGAAGATGATTCTAAAACCGCGAAGCGAGACAATAGTACAAGTCGCGACCAATAAAAATTCACTAGGAATAATACAGGCAGAAGAGACAATGCCAGGAGTGTTCATAGGAAACTGCCTAGTGATGCCAGAAAACTTTCTATGTCCGGCAAGCATACTAAATACGACGGAGAAGACAGTCGAAATGCTAATGCCGCAAGTAACATTAGAAGAGTTAGAGCAAGAAGAAGCAGAAAAGATAGAAGTAAACCAAGTAAAC
This genomic interval carries:
- the LOC139814814 gene encoding uncharacterized protein, producing the protein MSENENPPAELNQSWLHSETSRRARRNRPLSPVQTTEEVVSDNRETVRRNLDVYYSSESESEPELHPNSVIERESQFDDSVIILDARVIGQNNCPDENRLHPSHAHAQSEDADNTTSRRTHRREFSLTSYDSSVFDPQEYYSAPRHVNVIEMAEATNSNHDANNVNDNAPITPEEIDEEINRLNRVLSQRGTPANHRNRIPARAGVPWDNRDSILDEILNGIRNLQDRVNQLETANPERREFHARREPSNLPFEVTYGRTSYDIRNQAKRAIGYLPLKEARDMIPEFDGASSKLQEFLSAASYAIKNINPMEEGTLLEAVLCTKLKGRAMIDFQTREIRDFAQLKKELEVCYLSRKSTTHLQLEFNTLKQKPAENARAFGLRADKLAMELYDSMIEGRNHTIESKRTILETIQQQALQNFQLGLRDEIKLLVRAQHFATLQEAIAGASAEEKVNGPSGIPPRPKNNYAYSPQPRDNRSILQCQKCGKYGHHGRECRTSRYANRFSLPKPDRTPRVNAMDKVCNYCKKAGHMREECWLLNGRPNKERTNHNKPNNPRGQNKNFHPKTNGPRKKDSNSAANSDEDDKEETKQRRPALEYQVSHMTNKPRKHAGLDLITLPMREAKREKINLLFDTGAAVSIIKVKHLKGETMIEEDKMALTGVTVHKAHTIGKFTATIDLKDRKIKHTVYVVKDDFPIEYDGTLGVDFIKKHQASYSYESNSIRKVH